One segment of Syngnathus scovelli strain Florida chromosome 6, RoL_Ssco_1.2, whole genome shotgun sequence DNA contains the following:
- the cracr2aa gene encoding EF-hand calcium-binding domain-containing protein 4B isoform X2 produces the protein MAQRGHGSTEAPLKRESEWPKRESGHVGQNTVLEKTHEFFQVCDIEKKGFITRRDMQRLLGELPLNADELEKVFDTLDSDSNGFLTLDEFSTGFSDFLSGRNISLKDDMGDKPHCVKSPEVLYRSRWEESTVTSEDDEEKHFSMLMERLGANNVFEDPAEVRSLWAQLRRDEPHLLSNFEDFLARVTSQIIEANQEKREMESALKRKVATHDDEIHHLYEEMEQQIKNERERIVLQDYTRFVSRSQDLERELITKEKELEQLFQKQRRLEDQCQELHSEQHVTKVENVKLKKTNDELSKELDHTSQELLLAQEQLSLLHEQSARLNEERELEIYRLTEGLQRERASLLKQLDLMREMNKHLRDEKDIFIQKPQNCKNTGLQPRSLCHAGRHTYLPEREEEDVRQNPANVSSNSGSPKMTRGYLQRIISIEEDHLPHLLQNGTQTQISLQPFIEGEEVSDHDENIDLVMSDIYPVQLQLSKGAGERSQTPLSPRGQPVGKETSINEESSLSLPERLFKIVLVGNSSVGKTSLLRRFCDDCFNPDTCATVGIDYSVKTIMVDNSQVALQVWDTAGQERYRSITKQFFRKADGVVVMYDITVEQSFTAVRQWLTSVKEGAGEDIPLMLLGNKTDLEITRQVHKAMGMRLAKDCQMTFFECSACSGYNVMEAMLHLARTLKEQEDRDKEKTVQLVRSSLEKKKSCC, from the exons ATGGCGCAGCGAGGGcatggaagcaccgaagcacccCTCAAACGTGAGAGTGAGTGGCCAAAGCGGGAGAGCGGACATGTTGGTCAAAACACTGTCCTGGAGAAAACGCACGAGTTCTTCCAGGTCTGTGACATTGAGAAAAAGGGCTTCATCACCCGACGTGACATGCAG AGACTGCTTGGCGAGCTCCCTCTCAATGCGGACGAGCTGGAGAAAGTGTTTGACACCCTTGATTCTGACAGCAATGGATTTCTAACCCTCGATGAGTTCTCCACTGGCTTTA GTGATTTTTTGTCTGGCAGAAATATTTCTTTAAAGGACGACATGGGGGATAAACCCCACTGCGTAAAGTCTCCAGAGGTCCTTTACCGCAGCCGGTGGGAAGAGAGCACGGTGACCTCAGAGGATGACGAGGAGAAACATTTTTCCATGCTGATGGAGCGCCTCGGAGCCAACAACGTCTTTGAAGA TCCTGCAGAAGTACGCAGCTTGTGGGCTCAGCTACGGCGAGACGAACCACACCTTTTATCCAATTTTGAAGACTTCCTGGCGAGGGTAACATCCCAGATAATTGAGGCTAACCAGGAAAAAAGGGAGATGGAGAGCGCTCTGAAACG AAAAGTAGCTACACATGACGATGAGATCCATCACCTTTACGAGGAAATGGAGCAACAAATAAAGAATGAAAGAGAAAGGATTGTTCTGCAa GACTACACAAGGTTTGTGTCTCGCAGTCAAGACCTTGAAAGAGAGCTGATCACCAAGGAGAAAGAATTAGAGCAGCTCTTTCAGAAGCAAAGGAGG TTAGAAGATCAgtgtcaggagcttcacagtgaGCAACACGTGACCAAGGTGGAGAACGTGAAGCTGAAGAAGACAAATGATGAACTCTCCAAGGAACTGGATCACACTAGTCAAGAGTTGCTCTTAGCACAGGAGCAGCTGAGTCTGCTCCACGAGCAGTCCGCAAGACTCAATGAGGAGAGGGAGTT GGAAATATACAGACTGACGGAGGGACTCCAGCGTGAGCGAGCAAGCCTCCTCAAACAACTGGACCTGATGAG gGAAATGAACAAACATCTACGAGATGAAAAAGACATTTTCATTCAG AAACCCCAAAATTGTAAGAATACAGGATTACAACCAAGGTCTTTATGTCATGCTGGGAGACACACCTACTTGCCTGAAAG GGAGGAGGAAGATGTAAGGCAGAATCCAGCCAATGTGTCAAGCAACTCAGGTAGTCCTAAAATGACCAGAGGTTACCTGCAGAGGATCATCTCTATCGAGGAGGACCATCTCCCACATTTGCTCCAAAATGGCACTCAGACCCAAATCTCTCTGCAGCCATTTATTGAAGGCGAGGAAGTGTCAGACCATGACGAGAATATAGACTTGGTGATGAGTGATATTTACCCTGTTCAGTTGCAACTGTCTAAGGGAGCTGGAGAAAGAAGTCAAACTCCCTTGTCTCCAAGGGGCCAACCTGTCGGCAAGGAGACCAGCATAAAT GAGGAAAGCAGTCTGTCACTGCCCGAGCGGCTCTTTAAAATCGTTCTGGTGGGAAACTCCAGTGTCGGAAAGACCTCCCTCCTTCGACGCTTTTGTGATGACTGTTTCAACCCCGACACTTGTGCTACAGTTG GCATAGATTACAGCGTGAAGACAATAATGGTGGACAACAGCCAGGTGGCGCTGCAGGTCTGGGATACCGCAGGGCAGGAACG GTACCGAAGCATCACCAAGCAATTTTTTCGCAAAGCTGATGGTGTGGTTGTGATGTATGACATAACAGTTGAGCAGAGTTTCACAGCTGTTAGACAGTGGCTGACAAGCGTGAAG GAGGGCGCGGGCGAAGATATACCTTTAATGCTGCTGGGAAACAAAACTGACTTAGAAATTACGAGACAAGTGCATAAAGCAATGGGCATGAGGCTAGCTAAG GACTGTCAGATGACTTTCTTTGAGTGCAGTGCATGCTCAGGGTATAATGTGATGGAGGCTATGCTTCATTTGGCTAG AACCCTGAAAGAGCAAGAGGATCGAGACAAAGAGAAGACTGTCCAGTTGGTCAGAAGCTCACTGGAGAAGAAAAAATCCTGCTGCTAA
- the cracr2aa gene encoding EF-hand calcium-binding domain-containing protein 4B isoform X1, translating into MAALTVSSALTSTATGFRMAQRGHGSTEAPLKRESEWPKRESGHVGQNTVLEKTHEFFQVCDIEKKGFITRRDMQRLLGELPLNADELEKVFDTLDSDSNGFLTLDEFSTGFSDFLSGRNISLKDDMGDKPHCVKSPEVLYRSRWEESTVTSEDDEEKHFSMLMERLGANNVFEDPAEVRSLWAQLRRDEPHLLSNFEDFLARVTSQIIEANQEKREMESALKRKVATHDDEIHHLYEEMEQQIKNERERIVLQDYTRFVSRSQDLERELITKEKELEQLFQKQRRLEDQCQELHSEQHVTKVENVKLKKTNDELSKELDHTSQELLLAQEQLSLLHEQSARLNEERELEIYRLTEGLQRERASLLKQLDLMREMNKHLRDEKDIFIQKPQNCKNTGLQPRSLCHAGRHTYLPEREEEDVRQNPANVSSNSGSPKMTRGYLQRIISIEEDHLPHLLQNGTQTQISLQPFIEGEEVSDHDENIDLVMSDIYPVQLQLSKGAGERSQTPLSPRGQPVGKETSINEESSLSLPERLFKIVLVGNSSVGKTSLLRRFCDDCFNPDTCATVGIDYSVKTIMVDNSQVALQVWDTAGQERYRSITKQFFRKADGVVVMYDITVEQSFTAVRQWLTSVKEGAGEDIPLMLLGNKTDLEITRQVHKAMGMRLAKDCQMTFFECSACSGYNVMEAMLHLARTLKEQEDRDKEKTVQLVRSSLEKKKSCC; encoded by the exons ATGGCAGCGTTAACGGTCTCCTCTGCCCTCACCAGCACCGCTACTGGGTTTAGGATGGCGCAGCGAGGGcatggaagcaccgaagcacccCTCAAACGTGAGAGTGAGTGGCCAAAGCGGGAGAGCGGACATGTTGGTCAAAACACTGTCCTGGAGAAAACGCACGAGTTCTTCCAGGTCTGTGACATTGAGAAAAAGGGCTTCATCACCCGACGTGACATGCAG AGACTGCTTGGCGAGCTCCCTCTCAATGCGGACGAGCTGGAGAAAGTGTTTGACACCCTTGATTCTGACAGCAATGGATTTCTAACCCTCGATGAGTTCTCCACTGGCTTTA GTGATTTTTTGTCTGGCAGAAATATTTCTTTAAAGGACGACATGGGGGATAAACCCCACTGCGTAAAGTCTCCAGAGGTCCTTTACCGCAGCCGGTGGGAAGAGAGCACGGTGACCTCAGAGGATGACGAGGAGAAACATTTTTCCATGCTGATGGAGCGCCTCGGAGCCAACAACGTCTTTGAAGA TCCTGCAGAAGTACGCAGCTTGTGGGCTCAGCTACGGCGAGACGAACCACACCTTTTATCCAATTTTGAAGACTTCCTGGCGAGGGTAACATCCCAGATAATTGAGGCTAACCAGGAAAAAAGGGAGATGGAGAGCGCTCTGAAACG AAAAGTAGCTACACATGACGATGAGATCCATCACCTTTACGAGGAAATGGAGCAACAAATAAAGAATGAAAGAGAAAGGATTGTTCTGCAa GACTACACAAGGTTTGTGTCTCGCAGTCAAGACCTTGAAAGAGAGCTGATCACCAAGGAGAAAGAATTAGAGCAGCTCTTTCAGAAGCAAAGGAGG TTAGAAGATCAgtgtcaggagcttcacagtgaGCAACACGTGACCAAGGTGGAGAACGTGAAGCTGAAGAAGACAAATGATGAACTCTCCAAGGAACTGGATCACACTAGTCAAGAGTTGCTCTTAGCACAGGAGCAGCTGAGTCTGCTCCACGAGCAGTCCGCAAGACTCAATGAGGAGAGGGAGTT GGAAATATACAGACTGACGGAGGGACTCCAGCGTGAGCGAGCAAGCCTCCTCAAACAACTGGACCTGATGAG gGAAATGAACAAACATCTACGAGATGAAAAAGACATTTTCATTCAG AAACCCCAAAATTGTAAGAATACAGGATTACAACCAAGGTCTTTATGTCATGCTGGGAGACACACCTACTTGCCTGAAAG GGAGGAGGAAGATGTAAGGCAGAATCCAGCCAATGTGTCAAGCAACTCAGGTAGTCCTAAAATGACCAGAGGTTACCTGCAGAGGATCATCTCTATCGAGGAGGACCATCTCCCACATTTGCTCCAAAATGGCACTCAGACCCAAATCTCTCTGCAGCCATTTATTGAAGGCGAGGAAGTGTCAGACCATGACGAGAATATAGACTTGGTGATGAGTGATATTTACCCTGTTCAGTTGCAACTGTCTAAGGGAGCTGGAGAAAGAAGTCAAACTCCCTTGTCTCCAAGGGGCCAACCTGTCGGCAAGGAGACCAGCATAAAT GAGGAAAGCAGTCTGTCACTGCCCGAGCGGCTCTTTAAAATCGTTCTGGTGGGAAACTCCAGTGTCGGAAAGACCTCCCTCCTTCGACGCTTTTGTGATGACTGTTTCAACCCCGACACTTGTGCTACAGTTG GCATAGATTACAGCGTGAAGACAATAATGGTGGACAACAGCCAGGTGGCGCTGCAGGTCTGGGATACCGCAGGGCAGGAACG GTACCGAAGCATCACCAAGCAATTTTTTCGCAAAGCTGATGGTGTGGTTGTGATGTATGACATAACAGTTGAGCAGAGTTTCACAGCTGTTAGACAGTGGCTGACAAGCGTGAAG GAGGGCGCGGGCGAAGATATACCTTTAATGCTGCTGGGAAACAAAACTGACTTAGAAATTACGAGACAAGTGCATAAAGCAATGGGCATGAGGCTAGCTAAG GACTGTCAGATGACTTTCTTTGAGTGCAGTGCATGCTCAGGGTATAATGTGATGGAGGCTATGCTTCATTTGGCTAG AACCCTGAAAGAGCAAGAGGATCGAGACAAAGAGAAGACTGTCCAGTTGGTCAGAAGCTCACTGGAGAAGAAAAAATCCTGCTGCTAA